A portion of the Naumovozyma castellii chromosome 2, complete genome genome contains these proteins:
- the DSS4 gene encoding guanine nucleotide exchange factor DSS4 (ancestral locus Anc_8.119), translating to MSKAICAFGNCGCSIINLNDDKIIQLPGTIFETLHLMQRKQSADIKEGSTTSFLITEDVWDFDNIGVSKDLMPGISEELNSRANTNTEVSFQHDGNLWYIKKCEKYLICGDCDRGPIGMVCMISQQDDQERRAYLLSLGSLLCKDK from the coding sequence ATGAGTAAAGCTATATGTGCCTTTGGAAACTGTGGATGTTCCATTATCAACCTAAATGATGACAAGATAATTCAGTTACCTGGCACGATATTCGAAACGTTACATCTAATGCAACGCAAGCAATCGGCAGACATTAAAGAGGGAAGCACCACCTCTTTCCTAATAACTGAGGATGTATGGGATTTTGATAACATTGGTGTCTCGAAAGATTTAATGCCAGGTATTTCTGAGGAACTCAATAGTCGAGCAAACACTAATACTGAAGTTTCTTTCCAACATGATGGAAACTTGTGGTATATAAAGAAATGTGAGAAATATCTAATATGTGGTGACTGTGATAGAGGCCCAATTGGAATGGTTTGCATGATCAGTCAACAAGATGACCAAGAACGTCGGGCATATTTGTTAAGTTTGGGCAGTTTATTATGCAAGgacaaataa